The following are encoded together in the Populus trichocarpa isolate Nisqually-1 chromosome 5, P.trichocarpa_v4.1, whole genome shotgun sequence genome:
- the LOC7492470 gene encoding UPF0496 protein At1g20180 produces the protein MMWVKSRASKNRKDGKEFRDACKSLNVNEEYLSALRTQSYADFFTKAQSLVNEPSFPSYCHRKFSEILLEPGQDSIPAILESAFLSKVPELKGLMLNYFDLSAEASNVCSYLVKNINQIQSSYQFIQRVLNSIDDYSPDKLKLIVSELNSFIVQSNPFSTPNKHDFKLINDRYSSVLNHLKSKRKKVARKMKFIAYIHKASGICITAACGLIAISAIVLAAHTLTVVVMGPAILSFPLKRFKKKLLSFKFLRSGFLRKVGQQLDVAAKATYILNRDFDTMSRLVARLHDEVEHDKAMIQFCLERKEDRFSFQVIKELKKSDSGFRKQVEELEEHVYLCLLTINRARALVIKEMTASSIEHFSY, from the exons ATGATGTGGGTCAAATCTAGAGCTTCAAAGAACAGAAAAG ATGGGAAGGAATTCAGGGATGCCTGTAAAAGCTTGAATGTCAACGAGGAGTATCTTAGCGCGTTAAGAACCCAATCCTATGCTGATTTTTTCACCAAAGCTCAATCACTTGTAAACGAGCCATCTTTTCCATCTTACTGCCATAGAAAATTTTCTGAAATTCTCCTGGAACCGGGTCAGGATTCTATACCTGCAATTCTCGAATCAGCTTTTCTTTCAAAAGTACCTGAACTCAAAGGCCTCATGCTCAATTACTTTGACCTGAGTGCCGAGGCTTCAAATGTTTGTAGCTACCTCGTCAAAAATATAAACCAGATCCAATCTAGTTACCAGTTCATTCAAAGAGTGCTGAATAGTATCGATGATTACTCGCCtgataaattgaaattgattgtCTCCGAGCTGAACTCATTCATTGTCCAAAGCAATCCTTTTTCCACTCCTAACAAGCATGACTTCAAGTTAATTAACGACAGGTACTCTTCAGTTCTAAACCACctaaaatccaaaagaaaaaaggtggCTAGGAAGATGAAGTTCATTGCATATATCCATAAGGCTTCAGGAATTTGCATAACAGCAGCCTGTGGCTTAATTGCAATTTCAGCTATTGTTCTAGCAGCACATACTCTTACTGTCGTAGTTATGGGTCCAGCCATTTTGAGCTTCCCACTAAAGCGCTTCAAGAAAAAGCTTTTGAGCTTTAAGTTTCTGAGAAGTGGATTCCTAAGGAAAGTCGGGCAGCAACTTGATGTGGCAGCCAAGGCAACTTACATATTGAATAGGGATTTTGACACGATGAGTAGACTTGTTGCTAGGCTTCACGATGAAGTTGAACACGACAAGGCAATGATACAGTTCTGTTTGGAGAGGAAAGAGGATAGATTTTCCTTTCAAGTGATAAAGGAGCTTAAGAAGAGTGATTCTGGGTTCAGGAAGCAGGTAGAGGAGCTTGAAGAGCACGTGTATCTCTGCCTGCTAACGATTAATCGAGCAAGAGCATTAGTGATTAAGGAAATGACAGCATCTAGCATTGAACATTTCAGTTACTAG